One window of Robiginitalea biformata HTCC2501 genomic DNA carries:
- a CDS encoding DUF6090 family protein, whose product MENRFRNYFMYAAGEIILVVIGILIALQINNWNEGRKTEAFELEMLRSFKLSLQSDMADIDGNIEIHKRSLKACDSILGFLESSDEIDEETLSRLFSEAFFSTRFVYSTSAFESLKSHGVNIISDKVLQKKIVDVYDSRYRFFAVSENDFMDNYWFGLQRIYPTRFEAGLNYDLNSPGYPGDLRPVDADALKSDAEFIYYLKTFRNLTNLFINFQYRGLRSDVSELLDLIDKELEKREE is encoded by the coding sequence TTGGAAAATCGTTTCAGAAATTATTTTATGTATGCGGCGGGGGAGATTATTCTGGTTGTCATCGGCATCCTTATCGCCCTGCAAATCAACAACTGGAATGAAGGCCGAAAAACGGAAGCCTTTGAATTGGAAATGCTTCGGTCTTTCAAACTGTCGTTACAATCGGACATGGCCGATATAGACGGTAATATTGAAATCCACAAAAGAAGTCTAAAAGCATGCGACTCAATTCTAGGGTTTTTGGAGTCTTCTGATGAGATCGATGAGGAAACCCTGTCTCGCCTCTTTTCTGAGGCCTTTTTCTCCACCCGCTTCGTGTATTCCACGAGTGCTTTTGAGTCGTTGAAGTCACATGGCGTTAACATCATCTCCGACAAGGTCTTACAAAAGAAGATCGTTGATGTTTACGATTCCCGGTATCGATTTTTTGCAGTTTCCGAGAATGACTTCATGGATAACTACTGGTTTGGTCTACAGCGAATTTATCCTACCCGATTTGAAGCGGGCCTGAATTACGACCTCAATTCCCCGGGGTATCCGGGAGACTTGCGCCCCGTAGACGCTGATGCCTTGAAAAGTGATGCGGAATTTATCTACTATCTTAAGACATTTAGAAATCTGACAAATCTCTTTATTAACTTTCAATACCGAGGTTTGCGTTCCGATGTGTCAGAACTGCTGGACTTAATAGATAAAGAATTAGAGAAAAGAGAAGAATAA
- a CDS encoding nucleoside hydrolase-like domain-containing protein: MTGIRLSIAIFLIAFWGSDVPAQSPPKNRVIILTDIEADPDDTQSLVRLFLYSNQIDIKGLVATTSCWLTDEVNPESIVKVIEAYGKVQPNLLKHEKGFPGENELLGLVKSGLPKYGMTGVGEGLDSEGSEWIIQELEKDDDRPLWISVWGGVNTLAQSLFKIEKTNSKKKAKELISKLRVYTISDQDDSGLWIRNNFPDLFYIVSPGDDYGSATWTGINGVFNGIDNSTISNAWLSEHIQQGHGPLGAAYPDVSWGVEGDTPAFLSLIPNGLNNAEHPEWGGWGGRYELYQPDFSKTKEGGSIVRIGPETRPIWTNATDHYIRYIPDAYGRSVKKDTTVFNGYKETLWRWRDDFQHDFAARMDWNIMPFEEANHPPIPIVSHPEKMSVKSGESFMLDASNSTDPDGDSLSFLWFPYPEAGTYKGEFELSQPENAHRIHGVAPSVNKAETIHIILRVTDKGTPSLSRYRRIILQIEPK, from the coding sequence ATGACAGGGATAAGATTATCGATTGCAATTTTTTTAATCGCTTTTTGGGGTTCGGATGTACCTGCCCAGAGTCCTCCAAAAAACAGGGTGATCATATTAACCGACATTGAAGCGGACCCGGATGACACACAATCCCTGGTCAGACTTTTTCTGTACTCCAATCAGATAGATATTAAAGGGTTGGTAGCTACTACTTCCTGTTGGCTTACCGATGAAGTGAATCCGGAATCTATAGTCAAAGTAATTGAGGCATACGGTAAGGTCCAGCCTAATCTGCTTAAACATGAAAAGGGTTTTCCAGGCGAGAACGAATTGCTGGGCCTCGTAAAGAGTGGGTTGCCAAAATACGGGATGACAGGTGTTGGCGAGGGCCTGGATTCGGAAGGTTCAGAATGGATTATTCAGGAATTGGAAAAAGATGATGACAGGCCTTTATGGATTTCTGTATGGGGCGGAGTAAATACTCTGGCGCAGTCTCTTTTCAAAATCGAAAAAACAAATAGTAAGAAGAAGGCCAAAGAGTTGATCTCCAAACTCAGGGTATATACCATTTCAGACCAGGATGATAGCGGTCTCTGGATCCGGAACAATTTTCCGGATTTATTCTATATCGTGTCACCTGGCGACGACTATGGAAGTGCCACCTGGACCGGTATAAATGGTGTTTTTAATGGAATCGACAACAGCACCATCAGCAATGCATGGTTATCTGAGCATATCCAACAAGGGCACGGCCCGCTCGGTGCGGCATACCCTGACGTTTCCTGGGGCGTGGAAGGGGATACACCCGCATTTTTATCACTGATTCCAAATGGGTTGAATAACGCCGAACACCCCGAATGGGGAGGCTGGGGAGGTCGCTACGAATTGTATCAGCCAGATTTTTCAAAAACAAAGGAAGGGGGTTCTATAGTCAGAATTGGCCCTGAAACAAGACCCATTTGGACAAATGCCACAGACCACTACATACGCTATATCCCTGATGCATATGGACGGAGTGTAAAAAAAGACACAACTGTTTTCAACGGGTACAAAGAAACCCTATGGCGGTGGAGGGACGATTTTCAACATGATTTTGCAGCGCGAATGGATTGGAACATAATGCCATTTGAAGAAGCCAACCATCCGCCCATACCCATAGTATCACACCCTGAAAAAATGAGCGTGAAATCCGGGGAATCTTTTATGTTGGATGCTTCGAATTCAACGGACCCTGATGGTGATAGTTTGAGTTTTTTATGGTTTCCTTACCCCGAAGCAGGCACTTATAAAGGGGAGTTTGAACTCAGTCAACCGGAAAATGCCCATAGAATTCACGGAGTAGCTCCCAGTGTAAATAAGGCCGAAACGATTCATATTATTCTGAGAGTGACAGATAAAGGAACGCCGTCCCTGTCCAGATATCGTAGGATCATCCTACAAATAGAACCTAAATAG
- a CDS encoding Pr6Pr family membrane protein: MKRKSEIFGLCIGWFAVLSQFVLMIQNRQADITETVIRFFSFFTILTNILVALFFTVSALKSKSRLSRVLLMDGSITAITALILIVGSVYQLVLRSIWEPTGLQLIVDELLHTITPFYMLGYWFFNVNNADLQLKAVLKWLGYPLVYIAFITIRGGFSGYYPYPFLNVSDIGYEKALLNTAIIFALLLVLFMALSFLGKTVIRTRRI; encoded by the coding sequence ATGAAAAGAAAATCTGAAATATTCGGACTCTGTATCGGATGGTTCGCGGTGCTGTCCCAGTTTGTTTTAATGATCCAGAACCGACAAGCCGATATCACTGAAACGGTGATCCGTTTCTTCAGCTTTTTTACCATCCTGACGAATATCCTGGTCGCCTTGTTCTTTACGGTTTCCGCCTTAAAATCAAAGAGCCGGCTTTCCCGGGTGCTGTTGATGGATGGTTCCATAACGGCAATCACTGCACTGATACTCATCGTGGGATCGGTTTATCAGCTAGTCCTAAGAAGCATATGGGAACCCACCGGGCTGCAATTAATTGTCGATGAACTCTTACATACTATTACGCCCTTTTATATGCTCGGCTATTGGTTTTTTAATGTGAATAACGCGGACTTGCAGCTAAAAGCCGTTTTAAAGTGGTTAGGGTATCCCCTGGTGTATATTGCGTTTATTACGATCCGAGGTGGTTTTTCCGGTTATTATCCCTATCCGTTTTTAAATGTCAGTGACATCGGATATGAAAAAGCATTATTGAATACGGCCATTATTTTTGCCCTCCTGCTAGTGCTATTTATGGCCTTATCCTTTCTTGGTAAAACTGTCATTAGAACAAGGCGCATTTAA
- a CDS encoding glutaminase has product MNFEELIRDVYHQIANMEDQGEVASYIPELAKVDPANFGVHISTIDHRHFGSGNCYDKFSIQSIAKVLALVMAYRIVGDEIWNRVGVEPSGTAFNSLVQLETDRGIPRNPFLNAGAIVVSDILLSKLKNPREDFIAFVRSITNNTSLDYSRRIAQSEKEVGYRNVALCNFIKSFGQINNEPVDVLDFYYDLCSLEMSCQELSGLFLFLANNGCDVKSKNPVLSESQSKRINALMQTCGFYDESGDFAFKVGLPGKSGVGGGIIAVHPDQYAIAVWSPRLNKKGNSYRGMKFLEEFTTRSELSIF; this is encoded by the coding sequence ATGAATTTTGAAGAATTAATCCGGGATGTCTACCATCAGATAGCGAATATGGAAGATCAGGGGGAGGTGGCATCCTACATCCCCGAATTGGCAAAGGTGGATCCCGCCAACTTCGGGGTGCACATTTCCACAATTGATCATCGCCATTTCGGCTCAGGCAACTGTTATGATAAATTTTCCATTCAGAGTATTGCGAAAGTCCTTGCCCTGGTGATGGCCTATCGCATTGTGGGCGATGAAATATGGAACCGGGTGGGCGTTGAGCCATCGGGCACAGCTTTTAATTCGCTTGTCCAACTTGAAACTGACAGGGGCATTCCCAGGAACCCGTTCCTGAACGCAGGGGCAATCGTGGTCTCGGACATACTATTAAGTAAACTGAAGAATCCACGGGAAGATTTTATCGCCTTTGTTCGAAGCATTACCAACAACACTTCGTTGGATTATTCCAGGCGAATCGCCCAATCCGAAAAAGAGGTAGGCTACAGGAATGTAGCCCTGTGTAATTTCATAAAGTCATTCGGCCAAATTAACAATGAACCCGTGGATGTCCTGGATTTCTACTATGACCTCTGCTCCCTGGAAATGAGCTGTCAGGAACTCTCCGGGTTATTCCTGTTTTTGGCCAATAATGGTTGCGATGTAAAAAGCAAGAATCCTGTGTTGAGCGAAAGCCAGTCCAAAAGAATCAATGCGCTGATGCAAACCTGCGGATTTTACGACGAATCCGGGGATTTTGCCTTTAAGGTGGGGCTGCCCGGGAAAAGTGGTGTTGGTGGGGGCATTATTGCCGTACATCCCGATCAGTATGCGATTGCGGTTTGGAGCCCGAGATTGAATAAAAAAGGGAATTCCTACCGGGGGATGAAATTTTTGGAGGAATTTACCACCCGGTCTGAATTATCCATATTTTAG
- a CDS encoding NAD(P)-dependent oxidoreductase gives MKLFIVGGTGKTGRKLIEQGLERGHVITALVRNPGKVKISNPNLKIIQGNVLARESFESSLKGQDAVLSALGHKRFIIPTNILSKGTHNLLLAMNTHRVRRLICITSLGVNDSRFKLGLYYTLFTIPVILYFYFLDKSRQEKLIMNSDLDWTIVRPGQLTNGKKRTNYRHGLSVGSYILTKMISRASVAHFMLNQLDDETYIRKTPGIIN, from the coding sequence ATGAAGCTCTTTATAGTTGGGGGAACGGGTAAAACAGGCAGGAAATTGATTGAGCAGGGACTTGAGCGGGGGCATGTTATAACCGCGCTGGTTCGAAATCCCGGGAAAGTCAAAATAAGCAATCCGAATCTGAAAATAATCCAAGGAAATGTGCTGGCCCGGGAGAGTTTCGAATCATCCCTTAAAGGACAGGACGCGGTGCTTTCAGCACTTGGGCATAAAAGGTTCATCATTCCGACAAACATCTTATCGAAAGGGACGCATAACCTACTACTGGCCATGAATACCCACAGGGTCAGGCGGCTAATTTGCATCACCTCGCTTGGCGTGAATGACAGTCGGTTTAAACTCGGTTTGTATTATACGCTATTCACAATTCCCGTAATCCTTTACTTTTACTTCCTGGATAAATCCAGACAGGAAAAATTGATCATGAATAGCGACCTGGACTGGACCATTGTCCGGCCCGGGCAATTGACCAACGGAAAAAAAAGGACGAATTACAGACACGGGCTGTCGGTTGGAAGTTATATCCTGACTAAAATGATCTCCCGGGCAAGTGTCGCGCATTTTATGTTGAATCAACTCGATGACGAGACTTATATCAGAAAAACACCGGGAATAATCAATTAA
- a CDS encoding YIP1 family protein: MENASKFWIQLLVYPKEFFKSHVLENKLKYFNFAIVVFCLGYGIDRLEKQLVKFEIRGILDKLEFINTWTGFWLVSLAIGAIGGYILYLIGGWFYNVRVKWSAGEGNLEKSRALYLYSNFFISLFIILDSLIETIIYPIPYDPYSYLQSFEIIAIPLLFFFIFHSIYISYAGVTTITDVKKGRAIIWFLVLPILVYLVVYIALISILYSYF; encoded by the coding sequence ATGGAAAACGCTTCCAAATTCTGGATCCAATTATTGGTATATCCTAAGGAATTCTTCAAATCTCATGTTCTAGAAAATAAACTTAAATACTTCAATTTTGCAATTGTTGTCTTCTGTCTTGGGTATGGAATAGACCGGTTAGAAAAGCAACTGGTTAAATTTGAAATTAGAGGAATCCTCGATAAGTTAGAATTTATAAATACATGGACTGGGTTTTGGCTGGTATCCCTGGCAATAGGAGCCATTGGCGGTTATATCCTATACCTCATAGGCGGTTGGTTTTATAATGTGCGGGTTAAATGGTCTGCAGGTGAAGGAAACTTAGAAAAATCCAGAGCACTTTACCTCTATTCAAACTTCTTCATAAGTCTGTTTATCATTTTAGACTCTTTGATTGAAACAATTATTTACCCCATTCCCTATGATCCCTACTCCTATCTGCAATCCTTTGAAATAATTGCAATCCCATTACTCTTTTTCTTCATTTTTCATAGCATATATATCAGCTATGCAGGCGTTACTACGATAACAGATGTAAAAAAAGGCAGAGCAATCATTTGGTTTTTAGTCCTTCCCATTTTAGTATACCTGGTTGTATATATTGCTTTGATTTCTATACTGTACAGCTACTTTTAA
- a CDS encoding zinc-ribbon domain-containing protein encodes MIIFGLRASNIGSVSVEQSSCSYCQNTATQNITQFGKYFHIFWIPVFPVGKSTFSECVHCKRTIRKKEFSPELKNTYEGSKSQIKRPLWHWAGLIILGLLFAAVSILSTIQ; translated from the coding sequence ATGATCATCTTTGGATTGCGCGCCAGTAATATCGGCTCTGTTTCGGTAGAACAGTCTTCATGTTCTTATTGTCAAAATACAGCAACACAAAACATCACCCAATTTGGTAAATACTTCCACATTTTCTGGATACCTGTATTCCCTGTTGGAAAAAGTACTTTTAGTGAATGTGTGCATTGCAAAAGAACTATCCGAAAAAAAGAATTTTCCCCGGAATTGAAAAATACCTATGAAGGTTCCAAATCTCAGATAAAAAGACCCTTGTGGCACTGGGCGGGCCTAATTATCCTGGGTTTATTGTTTGCCGCCGTATCTATTCTTTCAACTATCCAGTAG
- a CDS encoding SDR family oxidoreductase — protein sequence MKIAVTSASGQLGAAITRAVIREIGKENVVAIARTPSKAGHLGVEVRQGDYNSREDFNEALKGIDKVLLVSGMDEPRKRIRQHRNVIEAAKQNGVRKIVYTSIVGDDENTAFSPVVQSNRQTEEDVRNSGLEYVIGRNGIYIEPDLEYIDTYVKEGGIINCAAQGKCGYTSREELGVAYAQMLLNDHLNGETLNLVGEPITQNELAEYINQVYGTSLSFKSISVEAYKKERRAALGDFLGTIIAGIYEGIRSGANNVPSDFEKASGRPHKSTLEMIQAFKEN from the coding sequence ATGAAAATAGCTGTAACATCCGCCAGCGGCCAGTTAGGAGCTGCCATTACCCGAGCCGTTATCAGGGAAATTGGCAAAGAAAATGTGGTGGCCATTGCGCGTACCCCGTCCAAAGCCGGGCATTTAGGGGTGGAAGTGCGCCAGGGCGATTACAACAGCCGCGAAGATTTTAACGAAGCGCTGAAAGGCATCGACAAGGTGTTGCTGGTATCGGGTATGGACGAACCACGAAAACGCATACGGCAACACCGCAATGTAATAGAAGCCGCAAAGCAGAATGGCGTGCGTAAAATTGTGTACACCAGCATTGTTGGCGATGATGAAAACACCGCATTCAGCCCCGTGGTGCAAAGCAACCGCCAAACCGAAGAAGATGTACGCAACTCTGGTTTGGAGTATGTGATTGGCCGCAACGGTATTTACATTGAACCCGATTTAGAGTACATTGACACTTACGTGAAAGAAGGCGGCATCATAAATTGTGCAGCCCAGGGAAAATGCGGCTATACGAGCCGCGAAGAATTGGGTGTTGCCTACGCGCAAATGCTGCTGAACGACCACTTAAATGGGGAGACGCTCAACCTGGTGGGTGAGCCGATCACGCAAAATGAATTGGCGGAATATATCAATCAGGTGTATGGAACTTCGCTATCTTTCAAATCGATTTCTGTAGAAGCCTACAAAAAAGAGCGCCGGGCAGCTTTGGGCGATTTTCTGGGAACTATTATCGCAGGGATCTATGAAGGGATCCGCAGCGGCGCCAACAATGTGCCATCTGATTTTGAAAAAGCTTCAGGCAGACCGCATAAATCTACTCTGGAAATGATTCAAGCATTTAAAGAAAACTAA
- a CDS encoding DUF6090 family protein gives MIKFFRKIRQKLLAENKLSKYLLYAVGEIVLVVIGILIALSINNWNQTNSEKKIAENYIESLIIELNSDLNYYKSHKLRNMSQITQINDIQNALNSIGVNNSKEDFILKLMDVMEPFPFSPKTATYTDLVTSGNMGLIQPETIRQRIISHYNLVDQMTLHVNREIDYNWNHLHPFFNENGYFEWRNNPKISVDSTIIKKRKHFPIFELEKSSLEFKAVENNLYFRQLMLTTRSGNLDELMTSTQELIDVLNKK, from the coding sequence ATGATAAAATTCTTTAGAAAAATTCGTCAAAAACTGCTGGCCGAAAACAAGCTCAGCAAGTACCTCCTCTACGCAGTTGGAGAAATTGTACTTGTGGTGATAGGAATATTAATCGCATTATCCATTAACAATTGGAATCAAACCAATTCTGAAAAGAAGATTGCAGAAAATTATATCGAGAGTTTAATAATCGAACTTAACTCAGATTTGAATTATTACAAGTCTCATAAGTTGCGCAATATGAGCCAGATAACACAAATAAATGATATACAAAATGCGTTAAATTCTATAGGAGTCAATAATTCAAAAGAAGATTTTATTTTAAAATTAATGGATGTGATGGAACCATTTCCATTTTCTCCGAAAACCGCAACGTATACCGATTTGGTTACAAGTGGCAATATGGGATTGATTCAACCGGAAACGATAAGGCAACGAATAATCTCTCATTATAATCTTGTAGATCAGATGACATTACATGTTAATAGAGAAATTGATTACAATTGGAACCACCTCCATCCATTCTTTAATGAGAATGGATACTTTGAGTGGAGAAATAACCCTAAAATATCTGTGGATTCCACAATAATTAAAAAACGGAAACACTTCCCAATCTTTGAACTTGAGAAGTCATCATTGGAATTTAAAGCAGTTGAAAATAATTTATATTTCCGCCAGCTAATGCTAACAACACGGTCCGGAAATCTTGATGAATTAATGACTTCAACCCAAGAATTAATTGACGTCCTCAATAAGAAATAA